The following nucleotide sequence is from Nitratidesulfovibrio termitidis HI1.
TGGAGCCGTCCTTGAACACCACCACCGAAAGCTTCGGCCTTTCCAGCCCCACCTCCTGCACGCGCAGGGAAAGATCGCCCGAAGGCTGCTGGCCGAAGCGCAACCCGCGCACCGCAAACCGCCGCAGAGAGGCAAGCTCCTGCTTGCCCCCGGCCAGCTTCAGCGACAGGTTGTCCAGACGGGCCGCGCCCTCCACGCTTACCTCAAGAGCCGGTTCCGCCGCCTGTCCGGCGGACGCGGACGTGCGGCGTGCCCTGCCCGTCGGAGCCGCCGACGCAGGTTGCTCGCGCAGGGCCACCTTGAGTTCCGACGATACCTCGCCACTGCCGAACAACAGGTCGCTCACTTCGCCCAGGTACGGGTCCAGCGGGCGCAGGTCCACCTTGGCCAACTTGCTGTCCACGGTCAGGTGCAGCGGCTGCGCCGTACCCTTGGCCTTGATGCCGATGGCGCCCTGCTTCTGCCAGCGCGCGGAAAAATCCATGTCCAGCGGCGCGCCGCGTTGCGGCGACAGCGGACCAGTGACCAGACGCATCCCTTCCAGGGTGAGCACGCCCGCATCCTTGGGTTGCCGGTCCTCGAAGGTCACGCGGCCCTCGTCCATACGCAACGAGGCCACGGATACCTGCCACTCCGGCCCTTCCGGCGCGGGGGCGGTTTTTTGTGCGGCGACACGTGAGGCTTCGCGCGCTGCCGGGCGTTCCTGCCCCCTGCTCATTGCAGATCGAGCCGATCGGGCGGACGCGGGCTGTGCCTTGCCGGACTCTGCGGGGGACGCCCCCCCCGCCAGCGCGGCAAGGTCGATGATGCCGTCCTTGCCGCGCACCACCCGGACGTCCGGCTTCGTCAGCGTCACCGGCCCCACGGCCACGGTGCGCGCCGCAAGGTCCACACTGGTGTCGGACACTTCCAGCTTGCCCAGACTCACGGAAGGCTGCTTCTGCCCGGTCGGCGCCCCGGCCAGGGACAGAATGAGTCCGGACACCTGCGCCGCGCCCTTGCGCAGCACAAGGCCGGGGGCATCGGGCGCGGCCAGGGAAAGATCTATCTCGCCCTGCACGCCCGTGGCCCCTGCGTCCAGCGACAGGGGCAGGGCCTGGGCCACGTAGCCGCGCACCGGCACCAGGGGCAGGTCGCGCGCATCCAGCCGCAGGGCCACGCCCAGCGGTTCCAATGTCAGCGTGCCCTCGGCCTTCAGCGTGCCCGCTGCGGCTCCCGGCTTGGTCGAGGCACCGGACGTGGCGGCATCACCCGCCCCAGCGCCGCCGTCCATGCGCAACGACGCGGTGAACGCCCCGCCGCCCTTGGGCTGCAGCTTGCCGCCGGGCGTGGCGAAATCGGTCAGGGTGGCATCAAGGCCGCTCAGGCGCACCACCGCGCCGCCCGGCACCGAGGCGTCCTTCCAGACCACCGTGGCATCGCGCAGCCCCAGGGTGCGCACGTTGACCACGAACGGCGGCTCGTCCGACGCCACGTTTCTGGCAGAGGCCTTGGCGGGTACGTCGCCTGCCCCGATTCCGCCAGTTCCATTGGTGCCGTCAGTCCCGGTCGCTCCAACAGAAGCGCTGGCGGCCATTGATCCATTCCGCGCCACGTCGGCCTTTCCTGCCTGGTCCTGTTTCGCCCGTTCCGCCGGAAACGGCTGCGTCCGGGTCTGTTCCTGCCGCTTCCCACCTGCCGGGGCCACGAAGCCCAGCCAGTCGATGGAGCCGTCGGCCAGCCGCCCCACCCGCGCCAGCAGCCCGTCCAGGTCCACCCGGCGCACGTCCACGTGCCGGTCCAGCAATGAAAATTGCTCCACCTCCACCACGCCGGAGGTCAGGCCCAGCACCGTGTCCTTGCCGTCGGGCGCATTCACGCGCAGGTCGTTCAGGGTCACGGAACCCGCCAGTCCGAATTCCACGTCGTGCGCAGCGGGCTGCTCCACCACCAGCTTCAGGTTCATCCCCAGCCGCCCCGACTCCAGGCGCAGCGGCGTGAACGCGGCCAGGTATTCGCGGTACCGGGTCAGGTCCACCTCGTCGGTGACCACGTCGAACTCGGTGCGCAGGTGCTCGGCAAAGGGCAGCAGCCGCCCCTGCACAGTCAGCGCCTTGCCGTCCACCGTGGCGTTCAGGCTGGGGGTAATGGCCCGCTCGCGGTCGCGCGCCATGGTTGAGGTGAACGGCACCACGAACTGCAATTCGGTGATGGTATGGATGGTCTTGAGCGGCGCGTCGTGGAAGATCACCGTGCCGTTGACCACCTCGAAGTCGCTGGCCGCGAAGGGGAACAGCGGTTTGTCCACGCCGTCCGATGGGTCGGCGCGGTCCGCTCCGACGGGCTTGCCGCCATCGCCTTCTCCGTCCGGCGGGATGAATTCCGAGAAGGAGTAGCGCCCATCGCCGAAATGGGCCACGTACACCACCGGGTTCACCAGCCGCACGTAGGCCAGCACCGGGGCAAGGCGTAGCGCGGCGGAAAGGCCGGGCGAAAATTCCAGCGCGTCGAAGGTCAGCATGTCGCCGTCGCCCGTGGGATTGGGCACGCGCACGCCCTGAATGGACAACGCCCACGTGTACGGGTTGAAGCGCACCTTTTCCACGGTGCAACGCACCCGCAGTTTGTCGGCCAACTGATTTTCCAACACGCCGCGCAACAGGGGCGGCATGGCCAGCCCGGCCAGCACGCCCCATGCCGTGACGATGCCCGCGATGATGTACGCCCAGCGGCGCACCTTGCTCCCGGACCATCTCCGCCCCTCCCGTACCGCCTGTTCCGTGGGCAGTGGACGCGCATTTTTCCCAAGGGCAAGCTTCATGGCCGGTCACCCGATTCCATCGACTCGCTGACAGTATGCGGCATCCCCCCACGAATGACGAATCCCTGGGGAAGCCCGTCAGGATTGGTGCCGACGCCGGCAATGGTCGCACCATCCGCGCTTATGGCCCGGGCGGTATACAACATCCACCCCTCCGGCATTGCACCCGCCGCCTGCGCATGCTGTTGCAACGAACGCATCCCCTTGCCACTGATCCAAAGAAATGCCTGGTCACCGGAGTGGGAACCACTCTGCCCCACCACCACGGATCCATCTTCGTTCACGCCATATGCAAAGGAACGGTCTCCTCCGGGCAGGCATCCCAACGCCTCCATGCCCACGGGACTGCTCCAACGGAACGCCTGCGGTCCGCTGGGGGTGTCTCCGATACCGACTACGACCTTGCCGTCGGCGCTCACGGCCTGCGCAAACGAATACGCCCCTTCCGGCAACATGCCGAGCGGCTGCATCCCCTTTTCCGGGGTCCAGCGAAATGCCTGAAGCCCTGCAAATGAATCGCTGCCACCAACGATCACCGAACCATCGGCACTCACGCCATAGGCGTACGAATAACTGCCGCCAGGCAAGAAGCCGAGGCCCTGGATTCCGGTCTCCCTGGTCCATCTGAACGCCTGGAGACCGGACGCCGAATCTCCTTCCCCGACCACGGTGGAGCCGTCCGCGCTCACCTGATACCCATACGAATACGTTCCCCGCGCAAGAAGTCCAAGCTGTTGCGCACCGGACGCCAACGTCCACCGAACGGCCTGAATGCCCGCTGGCGATGAACTGCCCCCGGCCACCACCGTGCCATCCATGTTTGCCCCGTACGCATAGGAATAATTACCGTTACGAAGCACACCGAGCCTGCCCGTGCGTTCACCGATCCCCCAGAAGAGGGCTTCGGAATTACGGGCAAGGGCATTGCCTTTTCCCACGACGACGGAGCCATCGCCACTGACTCCATATACTTGCGAAAAACTTCCTCCTGGAGCATTCGGCAACGCACGGAATCCCGATTCCGTGCGTTCCGCTGATATGGCAACGCTACAAGGCAAAAGCCCCACGACCAGCAACAAGGTCACGCATGGCTTACGCAACATGGCCCAAACGAGGGATACTGACATGAAAACTCCTGTACTCGGATCATGCGGCACAGTATATGACCGCCACAGGCGGCCCCAGCATCCGCCTGGCATTCATTCCAATAGCCTTCGCGACCGCCACGCCCGGCACGCACAGCAGGGCAACGCCGCAATCACATGTCGGCATGCCGTGCATGCATCCCGCAAGGCATATACACCCAACTGCCAGTCACCTTTGCCCACGGCCGTGATGCACGACAACTCGCCGCGCCATCGGATACGGACTTGGGAACAGTTTGCCGATCTAGCGCCCGTGTACCCGGTTCCATCCGCGCACGAGGGTGTCAGCGCTGGCCTCCACCCCGCTACGGGCCGCATCCCAGCGCCCGAAGCCCCGGATCGGATCCAGTTCCGTTACGGAGCAACGCTCCATGAACACCAGCAACCGCGCCCCGGTACGGGCATCGGTCAGTTCGCCGCCGATCAGGATACCGCCCATCAACGCCGCCGTCCCCGAATCATCAAGGGATGAAAGGTCGATGCGCCCAAAAGGCGTATCGAATGCTGCATCACTGGGTACGATTTGCGTGGCCTGCATGCCGAAAATCATCAAACGCAGCCTAGCCACCCCTGGTCCCGGAGTTTCCGTCACGTCCCATCCTCCGCAGCGCAATGCTTTCACGAAGATGTCGTGCATCGCGAAAGACATTTCGGCCTTTTCATCAAGGGACGTGTCCCCAAACGTCTCCGGGCGTTCCTCGCGCAGCACCACTGGCGCGACCTGAAATTTCGTATAGCCGCGCAACAGTTCCCTCTCGCGGGAATAGAGCAGCCCTCCGGATGTGGGGCGGGCCGACAACAGCGGTGCGTCTTCGACCGCTCTGGAGAATCTGCCGCCGCATCCAGCCATGCAGGACATGATCAGAGCCAGCAGAACAGCCGAAAACCGAGTTCCCGCGGAACACGCTTGGGGCCGGGG
It contains:
- a CDS encoding DUF748 domain-containing protein, which encodes MRRWAYIIAGIVTAWGVLAGLAMPPLLRGVLENQLADKLRVRCTVEKVRFNPYTWALSIQGVRVPNPTGDGDMLTFDALEFSPGLSAALRLAPVLAYVRLVNPVVYVAHFGDGRYSFSEFIPPDGEGDGGKPVGADRADPSDGVDKPLFPFAASDFEVVNGTVIFHDAPLKTIHTITELQFVVPFTSTMARDRERAITPSLNATVDGKALTVQGRLLPFAEHLRTEFDVVTDEVDLTRYREYLAAFTPLRLESGRLGMNLKLVVEQPAAHDVEFGLAGSVTLNDLRVNAPDGKDTVLGLTSGVVEVEQFSLLDRHVDVRRVDLDGLLARVGRLADGSIDWLGFVAPAGGKRQEQTRTQPFPAERAKQDQAGKADVARNGSMAASASVGATGTDGTNGTGGIGAGDVPAKASARNVASDEPPFVVNVRTLGLRDATVVWKDASVPGGAVVRLSGLDATLTDFATPGGKLQPKGGGAFTASLRMDGGAGAGDAATSGASTKPGAAAGTLKAEGTLTLEPLGVALRLDARDLPLVPVRGYVAQALPLSLDAGATGVQGEIDLSLAAPDAPGLVLRKGAAQVSGLILSLAGAPTGQKQPSVSLGKLEVSDTSVDLAARTVAVGPVTLTKPDVRVVRGKDGIIDLAALAGGASPAESGKAQPASARSARSAMSRGQERPAAREASRVAAQKTAPAPEGPEWQVSVASLRMDEGRVTFEDRQPKDAGVLTLEGMRLVTGPLSPQRGAPLDMDFSARWQKQGAIGIKAKGTAQPLHLTVDSKLAKVDLRPLDPYLGEVSDLLFGSGEVSSELKVALREQPASAAPTGRARRTSASAGQAAEPALEVSVEGAARLDNLSLKLAGGKQELASLRRFAVRGLRFGQQPSGDLSLRVQEVGLERPKLSVVVFKDGSTSIGRALGAKPPVAANDAKPPAAVKDAKPPVATTEDAKPSVAADKDARAPAGDAAQPAKAASGPVTDSASPPPAPSAQSDGAAVAARPNAGPFTTLDVGSLSISGGALRFRDERMSPAYVAEMSDIEGRISGVSLDPASRAEVQLRAGIEGVPVLVGGTVNPLIHPVFADMRFTMSGLDLVPLSPYAVQYIAYPVEHGRFSADVAVKAENWVLDADNHFTLSQIELGNKDNRPDAPNYPVKLGLALLQDMSGNVDLRLPVKGRMDDPEFRLGGVVMQAVLNLMVKVVTSPFALVGSVLSLGSSGRDMRYIEFAPGVATLNEAADKDLRAVVEVLRQRPRLKLEVQGTAEPDGDTRGLKEQALLRALREAKHASLSRAERARVNVDDVTIDKDEYEDLLDEVYKDAPFDKPRNVVGFTKSQPADVMEAALKEHYEVTPESLKELAVARARAVRDKLLELEPALGERVFLSGGKVVPAGGDKDGNGRGVMLMLE
- a CDS encoding DUF3313 domain-containing protein; protein product: MHAVLTHLCLPRPQACSAGTRFSAVLLALIMSCMAGCGGRFSRAVEDAPLLSARPTSGGLLYSRERELLRGYTKFQVAPVVLREERPETFGDTSLDEKAEMSFAMHDIFVKALRCGGWDVTETPGPGVARLRLMIFGMQATQIVPSDAAFDTPFGRIDLSSLDDSGTAALMGGILIGGELTDARTGARLLVFMERCSVTELDPIRGFGRWDAARSGVEASADTLVRGWNRVHGR